The window GGTGGCGATCCTGCCGCAGCTGTTTAAGAGAGCGGTCCGCTCGGCTATCCACCTGGAGATGCGCGATGGTTACGAGCCGGACGATCCCGACTGGCTCAATTGGCGTGACGGAAACCGCTTCGATCCGGCGGACCGTTGGAACGAGTGGTTCACGATGATGAGTGAGACCACGGCGCGGGGCGTCGAGGTCCGGCGTGCCCGCATCGTCTCTGAGCCGGTCACGGACTACGTCCGGTACGAATACGACGTGACGGAGCCGTTCAACATCGCCAGCGGCGAAGAGGTCCGATGGCTACCCCGTAGTCGCGCAGTAGGGCTGCTCGTTCCGGCGGTAGACTTCTGGATCTTCGACAAGGCCGTTGTCGTGATCAACCACTTTGACGGCTATGGCGGCAAACTGCGCCATCAGCAGCTGGACGACACAGCGCTTGCGGCGCGGTACTCGCTGGCGTTCGAGGACATCTGGGATCGCGCTACCCCGCACGCGCAGTACGCGATCTAGCGCATCGCATGCCTACTCCATATTCCGCCGCGCAGGAAGCTCGCGCAGCGCTCGCCAATCGGCTCCGAGAGATCCGCAACCGGGCGGGCCTCTCGGGCCGTGAACTAGCCAGCCTTGCGAAGTGGCACGAGAGCAAAGTCAGCAAGATCGAGCACGCGAAGCAACCGCCATCCGTGTACGACATCAAGGCGTGGTGTCTGCATTGCGGTGCAGGTGACTCGGTCGCCGAGGAACTTGTCGCGGCGCTGCACGCGGCCGAGGGCATGTGGACCGAGTGGCAGCGCATGGAGCAAGGCGGCCTGCGTCAAGCGCAAGAGTTCGTGACGCCGATCTACGAAGGGTGCGGCTCTTCTGGAGTGAGGCGGTGATTGCCTATGGTCGCGGAGTGGTTGCGGGGAGTGGTCGCGGGGGTGTTTGGGTCGGTTGGAAGGTTGAAGGGCTCCTTCTCGTAGGTTGATGGGTGGTCTAGATCCACAACCGAAGAAGGAGCCCGGGTGTCAGGGTACGTGGTGGCGGGGGCGTTCGACCGGTCGCGGGAGTGTTTCGAGGAGTTGGTGGAGGGGTTGGCCGGCTCGGACAGTGACGGGTTGACGCACGCCGAGTTGGAGGACCGCCTCGCGGTGCGGGGTCGTGAGCTGCTGCGGTTGTTGTTGCAGGACCATGTGGATCTGCGGGCGGCGCGGGAGGTGCGCCGGGAACGGGTGGTCGGTGCCGATGAGGTGGTCCGTTCCCGGGTGGAGGTGGGGCATGGTCGGGGGCTGGGCACGGTGTTCGGTGCGGTGACGGTGACCAGGATGGCGTACCGGGCGTCGGGAGTGGCCAACCTGTATCCGGCGGACGCGGTGTTGAACCTGCCGGTGGAGAGGCATTCGCACGGGCTGCGCCGGTTGGCGGCGGTGGAGTCGGTACGGGGATCGTTCGACGACGCGGTCGCCGCGATCGACCGGTCGTGCGGGGTGGGTGTGGGGAAACGGCAGGTGCAGGAGTTGGCGGTGGCCGCCGCTGTGGACGTGGCCGCGTTCTACGACACCCGATCGCACCGGCCGGTCGGCGATGGCTGGCTGCTGGTGCTGTCGTTCGACGGTAAGGGTGTCGTGATGATCCCGTCCGCGTTACGGGACGCCACCGCGAAGGCCGCCGCCCGGACAGGCCGTAGGTTGACCACCCGGCTGTCGCCGGGAGAGAAACGTGGCCGTAAACGGATGGCGGAGTTGGCGGTGGTCTACGACGCGGCGCCGGTGCCGCGTACCCCGTC is drawn from Micromonospora sp. Llam0 and contains these coding sequences:
- a CDS encoding DUF6879 family protein translates to MAILPQLFKRAVRSAIHLEMRDGYEPDDPDWLNWRDGNRFDPADRWNEWFTMMSETTARGVEVRRARIVSEPVTDYVRYEYDVTEPFNIASGEEVRWLPRSRAVGLLVPAVDFWIFDKAVVVINHFDGYGGKLRHQQLDDTALAARYSLAFEDIWDRATPHAQYAI
- a CDS encoding helix-turn-helix transcriptional regulator; the encoded protein is MPTPYSAAQEARAALANRLREIRNRAGLSGRELASLAKWHESKVSKIEHAKQPPSVYDIKAWCLHCGAGDSVAEELVAALHAAEGMWTEWQRMEQGGLRQAQEFVTPIYEGCGSSGVRR
- a CDS encoding ISKra4 family transposase; this encodes MVAGAFDRSRECFEELVEGLAGSDSDGLTHAELEDRLAVRGRELLRLLLQDHVDLRAAREVRRERVVGADEVVRSRVEVGHGRGLGTVFGAVTVTRMAYRASGVANLYPADAVLNLPVERHSHGLRRLAAVESVRGSFDDAVAAIDRSCGVGVGKRQVQELAVAAAVDVAAFYDTRSHRPVGDGWLLVLSFDGKGVVMIPSALRDATAKAAARTGRRLTTRLSPGEKRGRKRMAELAVVYDAAPVPRTPSEIITGDDGRRRRGPVAQARWLTASVVDDIAPVVAAGFDEACRRDPRQARTWVVLVDGNRAQIDAVRAEADRRQVKVHIVLDFVHVLEYVWKAAWAFFYTGDPAAEAWVGEQAVKILSGKAGQVAAGIRRRATRYGYSARERAGADECADYLTRHQPYLDYHTALAAGWPIATGVIEGACRHLVKDRMDITGARWGLDTAEAILKLRAVSANGDFNAYWAFHLQQEHQRIHQNRYQQQREGYTLAG